A window of the Luoshenia tenuis genome harbors these coding sequences:
- the tpiA gene encoding triose-phosphate isomerase, with product MRKPIIAGNWKMNNTPAEAKALIEELIPLVKDAKCDVVVCPTYVCLETVKKLIAGTNIKIGAQNMHWEEKGAFTGEISPKMLVAMGMDYVILGHSERRQYFAETDETVNKKTLAAVAHNLIPIICVGETLEQREAGVTADLVRTQTKAALKGLTAEQVKDVVIAYEPVWAIGTGRTATSADANEVIGIIRKAVEEDFGGEAAGAVRIQYGGSMNPGNATELMGMPEIDGGLIGGASLKAVDFSKVVNY from the coding sequence ATGCGCAAACCTATTATTGCCGGCAACTGGAAAATGAACAATACGCCCGCTGAGGCGAAGGCCCTGATCGAGGAGCTGATCCCCCTGGTAAAGGACGCCAAGTGCGACGTGGTGGTTTGCCCCACCTATGTTTGCCTGGAGACCGTTAAAAAGCTGATCGCCGGTACCAATATCAAGATCGGCGCGCAGAACATGCACTGGGAAGAGAAGGGCGCCTTTACCGGCGAGATCTCGCCCAAGATGCTGGTTGCCATGGGCATGGATTATGTCATCCTGGGCCACAGCGAGCGCCGGCAGTACTTTGCCGAGACCGATGAGACCGTCAACAAAAAGACCCTGGCGGCGGTGGCGCACAACCTGATCCCCATCATCTGCGTGGGTGAGACCCTGGAGCAGCGCGAAGCCGGCGTAACGGCCGACCTGGTACGCACCCAGACCAAGGCTGCCCTCAAGGGCCTGACGGCTGAGCAGGTGAAAGATGTGGTCATCGCTTATGAGCCGGTATGGGCCATTGGCACCGGCCGCACCGCTACCTCTGCGGACGCCAACGAGGTGATCGGCATCATCCGCAAGGCGGTGGAAGAGGACTTTGGCGGCGAGGCCGCGGGCGCTGTGCGCATTCAGTACGGCGGCAGCATGAACCCCGGCAATGCCACGGAGCTGATGGGCATGCCCGAGATCGACGGCGGCCTGATCGGCGGGGCCAGCCTCAAGGCGGTAGACTTCTCCAAGGTGGTCAACTATTAA